Proteins found in one Arachis stenosperma cultivar V10309 chromosome 8, arast.V10309.gnm1.PFL2, whole genome shotgun sequence genomic segment:
- the LOC130946643 gene encoding polyprenol reductase 2-like isoform X1, giving the protein MELEMHMVLPQLLRLAWIAGTLPILIASIPIPKLKFLHTILLGFARRGKIMHSSSQKFTLPQRFFLHFYIVASIWTTFLLVTTWCYAYTMVPPVRESSAYSTITSYLIGGSALGTGSTTMLQRHAVWQAVFLLLLMEAQVLRRLFETIYVFKYSPSACMHVLGYLTGMFFYLAAPLSLCADCALDVFYFLVNLVTKFIVIGKDHMPPVEVELWQVVNPLFRLGWRHWIGATVFFWGWIHQQRCHKILGSLRNSRQAEEYAIPHGDWFEIVSSPHYLSEMVIYGSFVVATGWSNLTIWLLLVFVLANLSFAAVETHRWYHQKFEDYPSSRFAVIPYIL; this is encoded by the exons ATGGAGTTGGAGATGCATATGGTCCTTCCTCAATTGTTGAGACTAGCATGGATCGCTGGTACACTTCCCATTCTCATCGCttcaatcccaattcccaaacTCAAGTTTCTCCATACAATCTTGTTGGGTTTTGCTAGAAGGGGAAAAATCATGCACTCATCTTCCCAG AAATTCACACTCCCTCAGAGATTCTTCTTGCATTTCTATATTGTTGCATCAATATGGACAACGTTCTTGCttgttacaacttggtgttatGCATACACCATGGTGCCACCGGTTAGGGAATCATCTGCATACTCTACCATTACAAGCTACTTGATCGGAGGCTCAGCTCTGGGAACTGGTTCAACTACAATGCTTCAAAGGCATGCTGTTTGGCAAgctgtttttcttcttttgttaaTGGAAGCTCAAGTGTTGAGACGCCTATTTGAAACCATATATGTTTTTAAATATAGCCCCTCTGCCTGCATGCACGTCCTTGGTTATCTCACTGGAATGTT CTTCTACCTAGCAGCACCACTGTCACTATGTGCTGATTGCGCCTTAGATGTGTTTTACTTCCTAGTAAATCTAGTCACCAAGTTCATCGTCATAGGCAAGGATCATATGCCACCAGTGGAGGTAGAACTTTGGCAAGTTGTAAATCCTCTTTTCAGACTTGGATGGAGACATTGGATCGGCGCGACTGTTTTTTTTTGGGGTTGGATTCATCAACAAAGATGCCATAAGATTCTT GGTTCGCTTCGAAATTCAAGACAAGCAGAGGAATATGCAATTCCTCACGGTGATTGGTTTGAAATTGTTTCCTCTCCACATTATCTCTCTGAAATG GTTATATACGGCAGTTTTGTAGTTGCTACTGGATGGTCCAATCTAACCATATGGTTACTTCTTGTTTTTGTG CTGGCAAATTTGTCATTTGCAGCAGTGGAAACACATAGGTGGTATCATCAGAAATTTGAAGATTATCCAAGTAGTCGGTTTGCTGTTATACCATATATTCTCTGA
- the LOC130946643 gene encoding polyprenol reductase 2-like isoform X2: MELEMHMVLPQLLRLAWIAGTLPILIASIPIPKLKFLHTILLGFARRGKIMHSSSQKFTLPQRFFLHFYIVASIWTTFLLVTTWCYAYTMVPPVRESSAYSTITSYLIGGSALGTGSTTMLQRHAVWQAVFLLLLMEAQVLRRLFETIYVFKYSPSACMHVLGYLTGMFFYLAAPLSLCADCALDVFYFLVNLVTKFIVIGKDHMPPVEVELWQVVNPLFRLGWRHWIGATVFFWGWIHQQRCHKILGSLRNSRQAEEYAIPHGDWFEIVSSPHYLSEMLANLSFAAVETHRWYHQKFEDYPSSRFAVIPYIL; this comes from the exons ATGGAGTTGGAGATGCATATGGTCCTTCCTCAATTGTTGAGACTAGCATGGATCGCTGGTACACTTCCCATTCTCATCGCttcaatcccaattcccaaacTCAAGTTTCTCCATACAATCTTGTTGGGTTTTGCTAGAAGGGGAAAAATCATGCACTCATCTTCCCAG AAATTCACACTCCCTCAGAGATTCTTCTTGCATTTCTATATTGTTGCATCAATATGGACAACGTTCTTGCttgttacaacttggtgttatGCATACACCATGGTGCCACCGGTTAGGGAATCATCTGCATACTCTACCATTACAAGCTACTTGATCGGAGGCTCAGCTCTGGGAACTGGTTCAACTACAATGCTTCAAAGGCATGCTGTTTGGCAAgctgtttttcttcttttgttaaTGGAAGCTCAAGTGTTGAGACGCCTATTTGAAACCATATATGTTTTTAAATATAGCCCCTCTGCCTGCATGCACGTCCTTGGTTATCTCACTGGAATGTT CTTCTACCTAGCAGCACCACTGTCACTATGTGCTGATTGCGCCTTAGATGTGTTTTACTTCCTAGTAAATCTAGTCACCAAGTTCATCGTCATAGGCAAGGATCATATGCCACCAGTGGAGGTAGAACTTTGGCAAGTTGTAAATCCTCTTTTCAGACTTGGATGGAGACATTGGATCGGCGCGACTGTTTTTTTTTGGGGTTGGATTCATCAACAAAGATGCCATAAGATTCTT GGTTCGCTTCGAAATTCAAGACAAGCAGAGGAATATGCAATTCCTCACGGTGATTGGTTTGAAATTGTTTCCTCTCCACATTATCTCTCTGAAATG CTGGCAAATTTGTCATTTGCAGCAGTGGAAACACATAGGTGGTATCATCAGAAATTTGAAGATTATCCAAGTAGTCGGTTTGCTGTTATACCATATATTCTCTGA
- the LOC130946643 gene encoding polyprenol reductase 2-like isoform X3, with amino-acid sequence MELEMHMVLPQLLRLAWIAGTLPILIASIPIPKLKFLHTILLGFARRGKIMHSSSQKFTLPQRFFLHFYIVASIWTTFLLVTTWCYAYTMVPPVRESSAYSTITSYLIGGSALGTGSTTMLQRHAVWQAVFLLLLMEAQVLRRLFETIYVFKYSPSACMHVLGYLTGMFFYLAAPLSLCADCALDVFYFLVNLVTKFIVIGKDHMPPVEVELWQVVNPLFRLGWRHWIGATVFFWGWIHQQRCHKILGSLRNSRQAEEYAIPHGDWFEIVSSPHYLSEMFCSCYWMVQSNHMVTSCFCAGKFVICSSGNT; translated from the exons ATGGAGTTGGAGATGCATATGGTCCTTCCTCAATTGTTGAGACTAGCATGGATCGCTGGTACACTTCCCATTCTCATCGCttcaatcccaattcccaaacTCAAGTTTCTCCATACAATCTTGTTGGGTTTTGCTAGAAGGGGAAAAATCATGCACTCATCTTCCCAG AAATTCACACTCCCTCAGAGATTCTTCTTGCATTTCTATATTGTTGCATCAATATGGACAACGTTCTTGCttgttacaacttggtgttatGCATACACCATGGTGCCACCGGTTAGGGAATCATCTGCATACTCTACCATTACAAGCTACTTGATCGGAGGCTCAGCTCTGGGAACTGGTTCAACTACAATGCTTCAAAGGCATGCTGTTTGGCAAgctgtttttcttcttttgttaaTGGAAGCTCAAGTGTTGAGACGCCTATTTGAAACCATATATGTTTTTAAATATAGCCCCTCTGCCTGCATGCACGTCCTTGGTTATCTCACTGGAATGTT CTTCTACCTAGCAGCACCACTGTCACTATGTGCTGATTGCGCCTTAGATGTGTTTTACTTCCTAGTAAATCTAGTCACCAAGTTCATCGTCATAGGCAAGGATCATATGCCACCAGTGGAGGTAGAACTTTGGCAAGTTGTAAATCCTCTTTTCAGACTTGGATGGAGACATTGGATCGGCGCGACTGTTTTTTTTTGGGGTTGGATTCATCAACAAAGATGCCATAAGATTCTT GGTTCGCTTCGAAATTCAAGACAAGCAGAGGAATATGCAATTCCTCACGGTGATTGGTTTGAAATTGTTTCCTCTCCACATTATCTCTCTGAAATG TTTTGTAGTTGCTACTGGATGGTCCAATCTAACCATATGGTTACTTCTTGTTTTTGTG CTGGCAAATTTGTCATTTGCAGCAGTGGAAACACATAG
- the LOC130944343 gene encoding uncharacterized protein At2g24330-like isoform X1, whose product MADDKAVGEDEKKEPSTTATKNVRQKRRGFLSGIWNGLFRLHGDDFEKRLQYISKEEAAVLSRMKRRSRSWRQISWNVIVFSVILEVIAVVYAIMTTRSVDMNWKMRAVRVSPMFLLPVLASAAYSTFVSFVRICDRRDEKILVRLREERQAKIDELKEKTNYYTTQQLIQVIVCSKACYNGFQYHVYYIVYHNCGLQRYDPDPAAKAAAATVLASKLGAESGLRVYMGDELNPSATMGRSNDVELVQSSGLRNRKQPHARSSSSEATTPFNPDQQHLVGGSGGLDQTQTSEYNQLVVEHHQPQSSTSQDGGWLAKIAALLVGEDPTQSYALICGNCHMHNGLARKEDFPYVTYYCPHCHALNQPKQLDGNISRASPRMGSPKAYESEAVKYASGSAAESMLLTSNNPVDVIASATESTITSNSPINASPEIEEVSERTSSEDKAD is encoded by the exons ATGGCTGATGATAAAGCAGTTGGGGAAGATGAAAAGAAAGAGCCAAGTACTACTGCCACCAAAAATGTGAGACAGAAGCGCAGAGGGTTCCTTTCTGGAATTTGGAATGGACTATTTAGGTTACATGGGGATGATTTTGAGAAGAGGCTCCAATACATATCTAAAGAAGAGGCTGCAGTTCTTTCTAGAATGAAAAGGAGGTCACGATCCTGGAGGCAGATATCTTGGAATGTAATTGTATTTTCTGTTATATTAGAG GTCATTGCTGTAGTTTATGCTATCATGACAACAAGATCTGTGGATATGAATTGGAAGATGAGGGCAGTCCGGGTTTCGCCAATGTTTCTTTTGCCTGTATTAGCATCTGCAGCATATTCAACCTTTGTTAGCTTTGTGAGGATTT GTGATCGCAGGGACGAGAAAATTCTTGTAAGGCTTAGAGAAGAAAGGCAAGCAAAAATTGATGAGCTGAAGGAAAAGACAAATTATTACACTACACAACAGCTCATTCAGGTGATTGTTTGTAGCAAGGCTTGTTACAATGGTTTTCAATATCATGTTTATTACATTGTATATCATAATTGTGGTTTGCAGAGATATGACCCAGATCCAGCCGCAAAAGCAGCTGCGGCAACTGTTTTGGCATCTAAGTTGGGTGCAGAATCAGGTTTGAGGGTGTATATGGGAGATGAATTAAATCCCAGTGCTACAATGGGGAGGAGCAATGATGTTGAACTTGTACAGTCAAGTGGACTTCGAAATCGAAAACAACCTCACGCTAGATCCTCTAGTTCAGAGGCAACTACTCCATTTAATCCTGATCAACAACATTTAGTTGGAGGATCCGGGGGACTTGATCAAACTCAGACTTCTGAGTATAATCAGCTTGTTGTTGAGCATCACCAACCACAAAGTTCAACCTCACAAGATGGAGGATGGCTTGCTAAAATTGCAGCGTTGCTTGTGGGCGAGGATCCTACCCAGTCTTATGCTCTCATATGTGGCAACTGCCATATGCATAATG GTCTAGCTCGGAAGGAGGATTTCCCATATGTAACATACTATTGCCCCCACTGTCATGCCCTGAATCAACCAAAGCAATTAGATGGCAATATCTCCCGGGCATCCCCAAGAATGGGGTCTCCGAAAGCTTATGAAAGTGAGGCAGTAAAATATGCTAGCGGTTCTGCAGCTGAGAGCATGCTACTCACAAGCAATAACCCCGTAGATGTTATTGCTTCTGCAACTGAGAGCACAATCACAAGCAATAGCCCCATTAATGCTAGCCCTGAGATTGAGGAAGTATCAGAAAGGACGAGTTCGGAAGATAAAGCTGATTAA
- the LOC130944343 gene encoding uncharacterized protein At2g24330-like isoform X2: MADDKAVGEDEKKEPSTTATKNVRQKRRGFLSGIWNGLFRLHGDDFEKRLQYISKEEAAVLSRMKRRSRSWRQISWNVIVFSVILEVIAVVYAIMTTRSVDMNWKMRAVRVSPMFLLPVLASAAYSTFVSFVRICDRRDEKILVRLREERQAKIDELKEKTNYYTTQQLIQRYDPDPAAKAAAATVLASKLGAESGLRVYMGDELNPSATMGRSNDVELVQSSGLRNRKQPHARSSSSEATTPFNPDQQHLVGGSGGLDQTQTSEYNQLVVEHHQPQSSTSQDGGWLAKIAALLVGEDPTQSYALICGNCHMHNGLARKEDFPYVTYYCPHCHALNQPKQLDGNISRASPRMGSPKAYESEAVKYASGSAAESMLLTSNNPVDVIASATESTITSNSPINASPEIEEVSERTSSEDKAD; the protein is encoded by the exons ATGGCTGATGATAAAGCAGTTGGGGAAGATGAAAAGAAAGAGCCAAGTACTACTGCCACCAAAAATGTGAGACAGAAGCGCAGAGGGTTCCTTTCTGGAATTTGGAATGGACTATTTAGGTTACATGGGGATGATTTTGAGAAGAGGCTCCAATACATATCTAAAGAAGAGGCTGCAGTTCTTTCTAGAATGAAAAGGAGGTCACGATCCTGGAGGCAGATATCTTGGAATGTAATTGTATTTTCTGTTATATTAGAG GTCATTGCTGTAGTTTATGCTATCATGACAACAAGATCTGTGGATATGAATTGGAAGATGAGGGCAGTCCGGGTTTCGCCAATGTTTCTTTTGCCTGTATTAGCATCTGCAGCATATTCAACCTTTGTTAGCTTTGTGAGGATTT GTGATCGCAGGGACGAGAAAATTCTTGTAAGGCTTAGAGAAGAAAGGCAAGCAAAAATTGATGAGCTGAAGGAAAAGACAAATTATTACACTACACAACAGCTCATTCAG AGATATGACCCAGATCCAGCCGCAAAAGCAGCTGCGGCAACTGTTTTGGCATCTAAGTTGGGTGCAGAATCAGGTTTGAGGGTGTATATGGGAGATGAATTAAATCCCAGTGCTACAATGGGGAGGAGCAATGATGTTGAACTTGTACAGTCAAGTGGACTTCGAAATCGAAAACAACCTCACGCTAGATCCTCTAGTTCAGAGGCAACTACTCCATTTAATCCTGATCAACAACATTTAGTTGGAGGATCCGGGGGACTTGATCAAACTCAGACTTCTGAGTATAATCAGCTTGTTGTTGAGCATCACCAACCACAAAGTTCAACCTCACAAGATGGAGGATGGCTTGCTAAAATTGCAGCGTTGCTTGTGGGCGAGGATCCTACCCAGTCTTATGCTCTCATATGTGGCAACTGCCATATGCATAATG GTCTAGCTCGGAAGGAGGATTTCCCATATGTAACATACTATTGCCCCCACTGTCATGCCCTGAATCAACCAAAGCAATTAGATGGCAATATCTCCCGGGCATCCCCAAGAATGGGGTCTCCGAAAGCTTATGAAAGTGAGGCAGTAAAATATGCTAGCGGTTCTGCAGCTGAGAGCATGCTACTCACAAGCAATAACCCCGTAGATGTTATTGCTTCTGCAACTGAGAGCACAATCACAAGCAATAGCCCCATTAATGCTAGCCCTGAGATTGAGGAAGTATCAGAAAGGACGAGTTCGGAAGATAAAGCTGATTAA
- the LOC130944345 gene encoding guanine nucleotide-binding protein subunit gamma 1-like isoform X1 — MEDDERQQQEQQEEMSTENGTTSKGTEKSNSSTHNHNHNHHHPLAQAAGSCSFPGFFGKHRMQAAISHLNNQIIIIQEELEELETIGESSTVCENVISSIESIPDPLLPIRTKGPVDATWDRWFGGGTNNSRSHKRWI, encoded by the exons ATGGAGGACGATGAACGGcaacaacaagaacaacaagaagaaatGTCAACTGAGAATGGAACAACATCAAAAGGAACTGAGAAATCTAATAGTAGTactcataatcataatcataatcatcatcatcctttAGCACAAGCTGCAGGATCTTGCTCTTTTCCTGGATTCTTTGGAAAGCATAGGATGCAAGCTGCAATATCCCACCTTAATAACCAAATCATTATCATTCAG GAAGAATTGGAAGAGCTTGAAACAATAGGTGAATCCTCCACCGTGTGTGAAAA TGTCATTTCAAGCATTGAATCCATTCCTGATCCACTCCTTCCAAT CAGGACTAAAGGGCCAGTAGATGCTACCTGGGATCGATGGTTCGGAGGAGGCACCAACAATTCCAGAAGTCACAAACGTTGGATTTAG
- the LOC130944345 gene encoding guanine nucleotide-binding protein subunit gamma 1-like isoform X2, with protein MEDDERQQQEQQEEMSTENGTTSKGTEKSNSSTHNHNHNHHHPLAQAAGSCSFPGFFGKHRMQAAISHLNNQIIIIQEELEELETIGESSTVCENVISSIESIPDPLLPMTKGPVDATWDRWFGGGTNNSRSHKRWI; from the exons ATGGAGGACGATGAACGGcaacaacaagaacaacaagaagaaatGTCAACTGAGAATGGAACAACATCAAAAGGAACTGAGAAATCTAATAGTAGTactcataatcataatcataatcatcatcatcctttAGCACAAGCTGCAGGATCTTGCTCTTTTCCTGGATTCTTTGGAAAGCATAGGATGCAAGCTGCAATATCCCACCTTAATAACCAAATCATTATCATTCAG GAAGAATTGGAAGAGCTTGAAACAATAGGTGAATCCTCCACCGTGTGTGAAAA TGTCATTTCAAGCATTGAATCCATTCCTGATCCACTCCTTCCAAT GACTAAAGGGCCAGTAGATGCTACCTGGGATCGATGGTTCGGAGGAGGCACCAACAATTCCAGAAGTCACAAACGTTGGATTTAG
- the LOC130943334 gene encoding protein arginine N-methyltransferase 1.5: protein MPLGERQGDKSESRYCGVETDFNDDMPHVLAFNLSSGGFDFVIAPLMDPAYRPSLVQKGSAGSGVPPFAGSDLVMSPSQWSSHVVGKISSWIDLDSEDETIRMDSETTLKQEIAWASHLSLQACLLPAPKGTSCGNYARCVNQILQGLSNMQLWLRIPLVKPDDDSADGKNDTLVDSWETWNSFRLLCEHHSLLSVALDILGTLPSANSLGRWFGESVRAAIINTEAFLTNARGYPCLSKRHQRLVTGFFNHSIQIIISGKSVHPQANVAADASQNHSDEGLQRHALRPYLDYVGYLYQKMDPLPEQERFELGYRDFLQSPLQPLMDNLEAQTYETFEKDAMKYIQYQRAVSKALLDRVPDEEAFTKTTVLMVVGAGRGPLVRASLQAAEETGRKLKVFAVEKNPNAVVTLHALVKLEGWEDSVTIVSSDMRHWNAPEKADILVSELLGSFGDNELSPECLDGAQRFLKEDGISIPSSYTSFLQPVTASKLHNDIKAHKDLVHFETAYVVKIHNVARLAPTQPVFTFTHPKHSDKESNQRYKKLQFVIPNDTGSAMVHGFAGYFDATLYKDVHLGIEPSTATPNMFSWFAIFFPLRTPICLSPGSNLDVHFWRCCGPTKVWYEWSVTSPTSSPIHNTNGRSYWVGL, encoded by the exons ATGCCTCTCGGAGAAAGGCAAGGTGACAAGAGCGAGTCACGCTATTGTGGCGTCGAAACGGACTTCAACGATGACATGCCTCACGTCCTCGCTTTCAATCTCTCGTCCGGTGGCTTCGATTTCGTTATTGCCCCTCTG ATGGATCCTGCTTATCGGCCAAGTTTAGTTCAAAAGGGTAGTGCAGGGTCTGGTGTTCCACCATTTGCTGGGTCAGACCTGGTCATGAGTCCATCCCAGTGGAGCAGTCATGTTGTTG GAAAAATTAGCTCGTGGATAGATTTGGATTCAGAAGATGAAACCATTAGGATGGATTCTGAGACCACTCTTAAGCAAGAAATAGCTTGGGCCTCTCATCTCTCTTTACAA GCTTGCTTACTTCCAGCCCCAAAGGGAACATCTTGTGGCAATTATGCTAGGTGTGTAAATCAAATTTTACAGGGCCTAAGCAATATGCAG TTGTGGCTTAGGATTCCGTTGGTGAAGCCTGACGATGACTCTGCCGATGGAAAGAATGATACTTTG GTTGACTCCTGGGAGACCTGGAATTCATTTCGACTATTATGTGAGCATCATAGTCTATTGTCAGTTGCACTGGATATTCT AGGTACTCTGCCTTCAGCAAATTCACTGGGACGTTGGTTTGGGGAGTCTGTTAGAGCTGCTATAATAAATACCGAG GCCTTTTTAACTAATGCCCGTGGTTATCCCTGTCTCTCAAAACGCCATCAGAGATTAGTTACTGGTTTTTTTAACCATTCTATACAG ATCATCATATCTGGAAAATCAGTTCACCCACAAGCAAATGTAGCTGCAGATGCTTCTCAGAATCATTCTGATGAAG GTTTGCAAAGACATGCCTTGCGGCCATATCTAGATTATGTTGGATATCTGTACCAAAAGATGGACCCCCTGCCTGAGCAAGAACGTTTTGAG CTTGGTTACAGGGATTTTTTACAGTCACCATTGCAA CCTCTGATGGATAATTTAGAGGCTCAGACCTATGAGACTTTTGAGAAAGACGCAATGAAATACATCCAG TATCAAAGAGCTGTATCTAAAGCTTTGCTGGACAGGGTTCCTGATGAAGAGGCGTTTACAAAAACTACA GTATTGATGGTTGTTGGCGCAGGGCGAGGGCCTCTTGTCCGTGCATCATTACAG GCTGCTGAGGAAACTGGGCGGAAGCTAAAAGTTTTTGCTGTCGAAAAGAATCCAAATGCAGTTGTCACTCTCCAT GCGTTAGTTAAGTTAGAGGGCTGGGAGGATTCTGTTACCATAGTTTCAAGTGACATGCGCCACTGGAATGCCCCTGAAAAAGCAGATATATTG GTTAGCGAATTGCTAGGTTCTTTTGGTGACAATGAACTCTCACCTGAGTGCCTTGATGGAGCTCAGCGCTTTCTGAAGGAAGATGGCATATCAATACCATCTTC GTACACAAGTTTCCTACAACCAGTGACAGCCTCAAAGTTACATAATGAT ATTAAGGCACATAAAGACCTTGTACATTTTGAGACTGCTTATGTTGTGAAAATACACAATGTAGCAAGACTGGCACCAACTCAACCA GTTTTTACCTTCACTCATCCCAAACACTCTGATAAAGAAAGCAATCAGCGCTATAAAAAGCTGCAGTTTGTGATACCTAATGACACTGGGTCAGCAATGGTACATG GATTTGCTGGATATTTTGATGCTACTCTTTACAAGGATGTGCATCTTGGAATTGAACCTTCAACGGCAACTCCAAACATGTTCAGTTG GTTTGCAATATTTTTCCCACTAAGGACCCCTATTTGTTTGAGTCCGGGTTCAAACCTTGATGTACATTTTTGGCGTTGTTGTGGTCCAACGAAG GTTTGGTACGAGTGGAGTGTTACATCCCCAACTAGTTCTCCAATTCACAACACTAATGGACGCTCATATTGGGTTGGCCTTTAG
- the LOC130945066 gene encoding uncharacterized protein LOC130945066, with amino-acid sequence MAVTVKTMALIVSLFGCLSFILGVIAENKKPAAGTPVPGKGVVTCKFPADPTVALGYLSFAFFIVSTVAGFMSLFYPYKGKSVPQTVLFKSTSFLVFFNIAVFTTGLAAAMLLWPTITEQMHLKRNVHNDLTYTCPTAKTGLLGGGAFLSLDSSLFWLIALMLAGNAREDFLDEEDKEGEVSSSAYAAHTLA; translated from the exons ATGGCTGTCACTGTCAAAACCATGGCTCTCATTGTTTCGTTATTCGGTTGCCTCTCTTTCATTCTCGGTGTTATAGCCGAAAACAAGAAG CCTGCAGCTGGAACCCCGGTACCTGGCAAGGGTGTTGTCACTTGTAAGTTCCCAGCTGATCCAACAGTCGCATTGGGATATCTTTCCTTTGCATTTTTTATTGTATCCACTGTGGCCGGATTTATGTCTCTCTTTTACCCTTACAAGGGCAAGTCGGTTCCACAAACTGTTCTATTTAAAAGCACTAGCTTCTTGGTCTTCTTCAACATTGCAGT GTTCACGACCGGACTAGCTGCAGCTATGCTGTTATGGCCGACGATCACTGAACAGATGCACCTTAAGCGAAACGTGCACAATGATCTCACCTACACTTGCCCTACTGCTAAAACCGGTCTCCTTGGAGGTGGCGCATTTCTATCGCTTGATTCTTCCCTCTTTTGGCTGATTGCTCTTATGCTAGCTGGCAATGCCCGGGAAGATTTCTTGGATGAAGAAGATAAGGAGGGTGAAGTTTCCTCAAGTGCTTATGCTGCGCATACATTGGCTTGA